A region from the Triticum urartu cultivar G1812 chromosome 1, Tu2.1, whole genome shotgun sequence genome encodes:
- the LOC125543109 gene encoding disease resistance protein RGA5-like isoform X1 — protein MEVTTGAMGSLLPKLGQLLMDEYNLHKRVKKDVRFLSMELESMHAALIKVGAVPRDQLDTQVKLWADEVRELSYNMEDVVDKFLVRVEGIQQPHDNTGRFKELKNKMISLFKKGKNHHRIADAVKEIKEQLQEVAARRGRNKLDGIAFNPTEAIAIDPRLRALYTEATELVGIYGKRDEDLLSLLSIEGDDASNKKLRKISIVGFGGLGKTTLARAVYEKIKGDFDCRAFVPVGQNPDVRKVFRDILIDLGKSHSDVVMLDERQLINKLHEFLENKRYLVIIDDIWDEKLWEGINLAFSNRNNQGSRLITTTRIVSVSNSCCSSANDSIYQMKPLSTDDSRRLFHKRIFRDKSGCPNEFEQVSKDILKKCGGVPLAIITIASALASGQHVKPKREWDVLLQSLGSGLTEDNSLEEMRRILSFSYYNLPSHLKTCLLYLCIYPEDSEINRDGLIWKWVAEGFVRHGDQGTSLFLLGLNYFNQLINRSMIQPIYDRLGQVHACRVHDMVLDLICKLSHEAKFVNVLDGTGNSISSQSNVRRLSLQNKKEDHQAKPLTNIMSMSRVRSITIFPPAVSIMPSLSMFEVLRVLDLSDCNLGESSSLQLNLKGVGHLIHLRYLGLADTGIRELSAEIGNLQFLEVLDLGSNFRTRELPSTLFNLRRLIYLNVYLDKVVPTPGVLQNLKSIEVLRGILVSLNIIAQELGKLARLRELQIRFKDGTLDLYECFVKSLCNLHHIEILIIGNNFGGTSFELMDLLGECWMPPVHLREFVSYMPSKLSALRRWIKRDPSHLWNLSELILGSVKDVQQEDVEIIGGLLSLRRLWIKSTHQTQRLLVIRADGFRCMVDFELNCRSAAQIKFEPGALPRAEAVAFSLGVRVAKEDGNCGFDLGLQGNLLSLRGDVRVWMYCRGARVGEAKEAEAAVRHVLKAHPNHPPIDIDMLPRIAEDAHDDDLCEERRRTDFTLRQVAGARDGVVTAGGIGDECFTNIFGWVLAVQRFRTLLEVV, from the exons ATGGAGGTCACAACGGGTGCCATGGGCAGCCTGCTCCCCAAGCTGGGCCAGCTGCTCATGGATGAGTACAACCTGCACAAGCGCGTCAAGAAAGACGTCCGCTTTCTCTCCATGGAGCTTGAGAGCATGCACGCTGCCCTCATCAAGGTTGGTGCCGTGCCGCGGGACCAGCTCGACACGCAAGTCAAGCTCTGGGCCGATGAAGTCAGAGAGCTCTCCTACAACATGGAGGATGTGGTCGACAAGTTCCTGGTACGTGTCGAAGGTATTCAGCAGCCTCACGACAACACCGGCAGATTCAAGGAGCTCAAGAACAAGATGATCAGCTTGTTCAAGAAAGGCAAGAATCACCATCGGATAGCTGACGCCGTCAAGGAAATCAAGGAGCAACTCCAGGAGGTGGCTGCTAGGCGTGGCAGGAACAAGCTCGATGGTATTGCTTTTAATCCCACAGAAGCAATTGCTATCGATCCTCGGCTTCGGGCGTTGTACACAGAAGCGACAGAGCTGGTGGGCATTTATGGGAAGAGGGATGAAGACCTCTTGAGTTTGCTCTCCATTGAGGGTGACGATGCATCTAACAAGAAACTGAGGAAGATCTCCATTGTTGGATTTGGAGGGTTGGGAAAGACCACTCTTGCTAGAGCAGTATATGAGAAGATTAAAGGTGATTTTGATTGTCGGGCATTTGTCCCCGTCGGTCAAAACCCTGATGTCAGGAAGGTTTTTAGGGATATCCTTATTGATCTCGGGAAATCCCACTCAGATGTTGTCATGTTGGATGAAAGGCAGCTTATCAACAAGCTTCATGAATTCCTCGAGAACAAGAG GTATCTGGTCATAATTGATGATATATGGGATGAAAAATTGTGGGAAGGCATCAACTTGGCTTTCTCTAACAGGAATAATCAAGGCAGTCGGCTAATCACCACAACCCGCATTGTCAGTGTCTCCAATTCATGTTGCTCGTCGGCTAATGATTCGATTTATCAAATGAAACCTCTTTCTACTGATGATTCCAGAAGGCTCTTCCATAAGAGAATATTTCGCGACAAGAGTGGATGTCCAAATGAATTTGAACAAGTGTCTAAAGATATATTGAAAAAATGTGGTGGGGTACCACTAGCCATCATTACTATTGCTAGTGCTTTGGCTAGTGGACAGCACGTGAAGCCAAAGCGTGAGTGGGATGTTCTGCTCCAATCCCTTGGCTCTGGACTAACAGAAGATAATAGTTTAGAGGAGATGCGGAGAATACTCTCTTTCAGCTATTATAATCTACCGTCCCATCTGAAAACTTGTCTACTGTACCTATGTATATATCCAGAAGATAGCGAGATTAATAGAGATGGACTGATATGGAAGTGGGTGGCCGAAGGATTTGTCCGCCATGGAGATCAAGGGACCAGCCTGTTTTTGCTTGGATTAAACTACTTCAACCAGCTCATTAATAGAAGTATGATCCAGCCAATATATGATCGTCTCGGCCAGGTACATGCTTGCCGTGTACATGATATGGTTCTGGACCTTATCTGCAAGTTGTCACATGAAGCAAAGTTTGTTAATGTATTGGATGGAACTGGGAATAGCATATCTTCACAAAGTAATGTCCGCCGTTTGTCCCTTCAGAATAAAAAGGAAGATCATCAAGCCAAGCCTCTCACAAATATCATGAGTATGTCACGAGTGAGGTCAATTACTATCTTTCCACCTGCTGTTAGTATCATGCCAAGTCTGTCAATGTTTGAAGTTCTGCGTGTACTTGATCTTTCGGACTGTAACCTTGGGGAAAGTAGCAGCCTGCAGCTTAACCTCAAGGGTGTTGGACATTTAATCCACCTAAGGTACCTTGGTCTAGCAGATACTGGAATCAGGGAACTGTCGGCTGAGATAGGAAACCTGCAGTTTTTGGAGGTGTTGGATCTTGGAAGCAATTTTAGAACCAGGGAATTGCCTTCCACTCTTTTTAATTTGCGAAGATTAATCTACCTAAATGTTTATCTCGATAAGGTGGTTCCAACTCCTGGTGTGTTGCAGAATCTGAAATCCATTGAAGTGTTGAGGGGGATCTTGGTCTCTCTGAACATTATTGCACAAGAGCTTGGCAAACTGGCAAGGCTGAGGGAGCTTCAGATTCGCTTCAAGGATGGTACTTTGGATTTGTATGAATGTTTTGTGAAGTCTCTGTGCAACCTACATCACATCGAAATTCTAATTATTGGTAACAATTTCGGAGGAACATCTTTTGAACTGATGGATCTCTTGGGAGAATGCTGGATGCCTCCTGTACATCTCCGCGAATTTGTGTCGTACATGCCCAGCAAACTCTCAGCTCTGCGAAGATGGATAAAGAGAGACCCCTCGCATCTCTGGAACCTCTCCGAGTTAATCCTCGGGTCAGTGAAGGATGTGCAGCAGGAGGACGTGGAAATCATTGGGGGGTTGTTGTCCCTTCGCCGTCTCTGGATAAAGAGCACCCACCAAACACAGCGGCTGCTAGTCATCCGTGCAGATGGGTTCCGCTGTATGGTAGACTTTGAGTTGAATTGTCGATCAGCAGCGCAGATCAAGTTTGAACCAGGAGCTTTGCCGAGGGCGGAAGCAGTTGCGTTCAGCCTGGGCGTGCGGGTGGCGAAAGAGGATGGAAACTGTGGTTTCGACTTGGGCCTGCAGGGGAACCTGCTCTCCCTTCGGGGGGATGTCAGGGTTTGGATGTATTGTCGTGGAGCGAGGGTTGGGGAGGCAAAGGAAGCGGAGGCTGCGGTGAGGCACGTGCTCAAAGCCCATCCCAACCATCCCCCGATTGACATTGACATGTTGCCGCGTATAGCAGAAG ATGCTCATGATGACGATTTGTGTGAGGAGAGGAGGAGAACTGATTTCACCTTGCGTCAG GTAGCAGGGGCGCGGGACGGCGTGGTTACTGCTGGTGGCATCGGAGATGAATGTTTCACAAACATTTTTGGGTGGGTGCTGGCCGTGCAAAGATTTCGAACTTTGCTGGAAGTTGTGTGA
- the LOC125543109 gene encoding disease resistance protein RGA5-like isoform X2 produces MEVTTGAMGSLLPKLGQLLMDEYNLHKRVKKDVRFLSMELESMHAALIKVGAVPRDQLDTQVKLWADEVRELSYNMEDVVDKFLVRVEGIQQPHDNTGRFKELKNKMISLFKKGKNHHRIADAVKEIKEQLQEVAARRGRNKLDGIAFNPTEAIAIDPRLRALYTEATELVGIYGKRDEDLLSLLSIEGDDASNKKLRKISIVGFGGLGKTTLARAVYEKIKGDFDCRAFVPVGQNPDVRKVFRDILIDLGKSHSDVVMLDERQLINKLHEFLENKRYLVIIDDIWDEKLWEGINLAFSNRNNQGSRLITTTRIVSVSNSCCSSANDSIYQMKPLSTDDSRRLFHKRIFRDKSGCPNEFEQVSKDILKKCGGVPLAIITIASALASGQHVKPKREWDVLLQSLGSGLTEDNSLEEMRRILSFSYYNLPSHLKTCLLYLCIYPEDSEINRDGLIWKWVAEGFVRHGDQGTSLFLLGLNYFNQLINRSMIQPIYDRLGQVHACRVHDMVLDLICKLSHEAKFVNVLDGTGNSISSQSNVRRLSLQNKKEDHQAKPLTNIMSMSRVRSITIFPPAVSIMPSLSMFEVLRVLDLSDCNLGESSSLQLNLKGVGHLIHLRYLGLADTGIRELSAEIGNLQFLEVLDLGSNFRTRELPSTLFNLRRLIYLNVYLDKVVPTPGVLQNLKSIEVLRGILVSLNIIAQELGKLARLRELQIRFKDGTLDLYECFVKSLCNLHHIEILIIGNNFGGTSFELMDLLGECWMPPVHLREFVSYMPSKLSALRRWIKRDPSHLWNLSELILGSVKDVQQEDVEIIGGLLSLRRLWIKSTHQTQRLLVIRADGFRCMVDFELNCRSAAQIKFEPGALPRAEAVAFSLGVRVAKEDGNCGFDLGLQGNLLSLRGDVRVWMYCRGARVGEAKEAEAAVRHVLKAHPNHPPIDIDMLPRIAEDAHDDDLCEERRRTDFTLRQVCSR; encoded by the exons ATGGAGGTCACAACGGGTGCCATGGGCAGCCTGCTCCCCAAGCTGGGCCAGCTGCTCATGGATGAGTACAACCTGCACAAGCGCGTCAAGAAAGACGTCCGCTTTCTCTCCATGGAGCTTGAGAGCATGCACGCTGCCCTCATCAAGGTTGGTGCCGTGCCGCGGGACCAGCTCGACACGCAAGTCAAGCTCTGGGCCGATGAAGTCAGAGAGCTCTCCTACAACATGGAGGATGTGGTCGACAAGTTCCTGGTACGTGTCGAAGGTATTCAGCAGCCTCACGACAACACCGGCAGATTCAAGGAGCTCAAGAACAAGATGATCAGCTTGTTCAAGAAAGGCAAGAATCACCATCGGATAGCTGACGCCGTCAAGGAAATCAAGGAGCAACTCCAGGAGGTGGCTGCTAGGCGTGGCAGGAACAAGCTCGATGGTATTGCTTTTAATCCCACAGAAGCAATTGCTATCGATCCTCGGCTTCGGGCGTTGTACACAGAAGCGACAGAGCTGGTGGGCATTTATGGGAAGAGGGATGAAGACCTCTTGAGTTTGCTCTCCATTGAGGGTGACGATGCATCTAACAAGAAACTGAGGAAGATCTCCATTGTTGGATTTGGAGGGTTGGGAAAGACCACTCTTGCTAGAGCAGTATATGAGAAGATTAAAGGTGATTTTGATTGTCGGGCATTTGTCCCCGTCGGTCAAAACCCTGATGTCAGGAAGGTTTTTAGGGATATCCTTATTGATCTCGGGAAATCCCACTCAGATGTTGTCATGTTGGATGAAAGGCAGCTTATCAACAAGCTTCATGAATTCCTCGAGAACAAGAG GTATCTGGTCATAATTGATGATATATGGGATGAAAAATTGTGGGAAGGCATCAACTTGGCTTTCTCTAACAGGAATAATCAAGGCAGTCGGCTAATCACCACAACCCGCATTGTCAGTGTCTCCAATTCATGTTGCTCGTCGGCTAATGATTCGATTTATCAAATGAAACCTCTTTCTACTGATGATTCCAGAAGGCTCTTCCATAAGAGAATATTTCGCGACAAGAGTGGATGTCCAAATGAATTTGAACAAGTGTCTAAAGATATATTGAAAAAATGTGGTGGGGTACCACTAGCCATCATTACTATTGCTAGTGCTTTGGCTAGTGGACAGCACGTGAAGCCAAAGCGTGAGTGGGATGTTCTGCTCCAATCCCTTGGCTCTGGACTAACAGAAGATAATAGTTTAGAGGAGATGCGGAGAATACTCTCTTTCAGCTATTATAATCTACCGTCCCATCTGAAAACTTGTCTACTGTACCTATGTATATATCCAGAAGATAGCGAGATTAATAGAGATGGACTGATATGGAAGTGGGTGGCCGAAGGATTTGTCCGCCATGGAGATCAAGGGACCAGCCTGTTTTTGCTTGGATTAAACTACTTCAACCAGCTCATTAATAGAAGTATGATCCAGCCAATATATGATCGTCTCGGCCAGGTACATGCTTGCCGTGTACATGATATGGTTCTGGACCTTATCTGCAAGTTGTCACATGAAGCAAAGTTTGTTAATGTATTGGATGGAACTGGGAATAGCATATCTTCACAAAGTAATGTCCGCCGTTTGTCCCTTCAGAATAAAAAGGAAGATCATCAAGCCAAGCCTCTCACAAATATCATGAGTATGTCACGAGTGAGGTCAATTACTATCTTTCCACCTGCTGTTAGTATCATGCCAAGTCTGTCAATGTTTGAAGTTCTGCGTGTACTTGATCTTTCGGACTGTAACCTTGGGGAAAGTAGCAGCCTGCAGCTTAACCTCAAGGGTGTTGGACATTTAATCCACCTAAGGTACCTTGGTCTAGCAGATACTGGAATCAGGGAACTGTCGGCTGAGATAGGAAACCTGCAGTTTTTGGAGGTGTTGGATCTTGGAAGCAATTTTAGAACCAGGGAATTGCCTTCCACTCTTTTTAATTTGCGAAGATTAATCTACCTAAATGTTTATCTCGATAAGGTGGTTCCAACTCCTGGTGTGTTGCAGAATCTGAAATCCATTGAAGTGTTGAGGGGGATCTTGGTCTCTCTGAACATTATTGCACAAGAGCTTGGCAAACTGGCAAGGCTGAGGGAGCTTCAGATTCGCTTCAAGGATGGTACTTTGGATTTGTATGAATGTTTTGTGAAGTCTCTGTGCAACCTACATCACATCGAAATTCTAATTATTGGTAACAATTTCGGAGGAACATCTTTTGAACTGATGGATCTCTTGGGAGAATGCTGGATGCCTCCTGTACATCTCCGCGAATTTGTGTCGTACATGCCCAGCAAACTCTCAGCTCTGCGAAGATGGATAAAGAGAGACCCCTCGCATCTCTGGAACCTCTCCGAGTTAATCCTCGGGTCAGTGAAGGATGTGCAGCAGGAGGACGTGGAAATCATTGGGGGGTTGTTGTCCCTTCGCCGTCTCTGGATAAAGAGCACCCACCAAACACAGCGGCTGCTAGTCATCCGTGCAGATGGGTTCCGCTGTATGGTAGACTTTGAGTTGAATTGTCGATCAGCAGCGCAGATCAAGTTTGAACCAGGAGCTTTGCCGAGGGCGGAAGCAGTTGCGTTCAGCCTGGGCGTGCGGGTGGCGAAAGAGGATGGAAACTGTGGTTTCGACTTGGGCCTGCAGGGGAACCTGCTCTCCCTTCGGGGGGATGTCAGGGTTTGGATGTATTGTCGTGGAGCGAGGGTTGGGGAGGCAAAGGAAGCGGAGGCTGCGGTGAGGCACGTGCTCAAAGCCCATCCCAACCATCCCCCGATTGACATTGACATGTTGCCGCGTATAGCAGAAG ATGCTCATGATGACGATTTGTGTGAGGAGAGGAGGAGAACTGATTTCACCTTGCGTCAGGTGTGCTCTCG GTAG